TATCGACGAGTTTCGAAATCGATCGTATCTTCTCTCCGTAAATTCCCGAGATCACTATCGAACCATTTTCCCTCAAAAACCTCTTCAGATCTCCGACAAAGCGTTCCAGAAGCTCAGCGATCATGTTCGCTATTATCAGATCGAAAGACTCGCCTTCTGAAAGCGCCGAAAGGAAATCGGATTTAACGACTTCGACGGAGACCCCGTTTATTCTGGCCGTCTCGAGCGTTTTCTCCAGCGCGCGATCATCTATATCCAACGCGATGGCTTCCGAAGCGCCGCATTTCATGGCCAATACTGAGAGTATCCCCGTTCCGCACCCCACATCGAGAACACGATCGCCAGGACGAACGGCTTTTTTTGTGAGAGAGGCTGCAAGTCTTGTGGATTCGTGAAACCCAGTTCCAAAAGCCATCCCCGGTATAAGACCAATCTCGTTCAGGCCTTTGACCGGTCTCTCTTCCTCCAGCGGAACTACGGTGATCCCATCATAGAGTGAAAATGGTTGGAGTGTCTGACGCCACTTTTCGTACCAGTCCTCTTCGCGCGTAAAGCCGAGATCCGCAAGCTCCACCATTGAGAGAAACTCCGGCAGGTTCTCGTCCTCGGCCAGTATGACATGAAGTGTTACGGTTCTGTCGGGCAGTTCCTCAAAATAGAGGTTCATGAAGCCTTCCTCCCAGCTCCAAGCCTCAAAAAGGTCCCGCTCTTCTTCTTTAATGACGGTAAACAGGTGCCTGTACTTCATGGTAGATCCTCCCGATCCATCTTTCCCTCAAGGATAGCCTCAAGAGCTTTCCTGGCGGCCGACTGCTCAGCCGCTTTTTTTGTTCTGCCTTCCCCGATTCCCAGAAGCCTATCTTCTACTACTACCTCCACTTTGAATGACTTGTCCTGCGGTGGTCCATCTTCCCGAATCGTCGTATAAGAAGGACGTGAACCGAAACGGGCCTGCGTTAACTCCTGAAGAGAGGTTTTATAGTCCAGTACCAGGGCACCTTCTACCGCTTTGTTCAAATAATGGGACAAGCGCTCTCTGACGAAATTCAGGGCCGTTTCTAAACCGTTGCTCAGGTATATCGCTGCCAGAAGCGCTTCGAAAGCGTCTGCGAGTATAGACTCCCTTTCTGCCCCGCCAGTATGTCTTTCGCCTTTTCCGAGAAAGATATATTCTCCAATCCTGAGTTCTCTGGCCACTTTGGAAAGAACCTTCTCACTGCCCACCATGGCTCTGATTTTCGACATCTCGCCTTCCGAGAGTGCGAAATTTCTGTAAAGAAGCGTCGCGAGAGAAAACTCCAGAACGGCGTCTCCCAGAAACTCCATTCTCTCGTTGGACTCGAGTATCCTGGATGTGTTCTGCGCGAGCTCATTGGTGAAAGACGAATGACACAAAGCTTTGAAGATCAATTCACGATTGGCGTTTATCGAATTGATCGAACAGAACTCAATTACCTTTTTTTCTTCTTCTTGGTTCATCATTGACTCGAAATTTCCCTCACCTTTTCGACGATACTGTCTCTTGAAAGCCCCACCAGATCGTACAGCTTTTCGTTGTCGCCGGAGTACATATATCTGTCTACACCGATCTTAACAAACTTCTCTGGCAGAAATCCCTTTCTCACGAAATACCCTTCAACTATCGAACCAAGTCCCGTGTCGATGTTGTGATCCTCGAGCGTTATAACTGTTCCAGTAAGGTAATCGCTCACACTATCGAGATCCGAAGCAAGCGGGGCGCTGAGATTCAACACCGTTACTTCCAGACCGTCTTCCTTCAGTTGATCAGCCGCCAGAACTGCCTGGTGTGTGACCTGACCGGTCGAAAGGAGCGTTATGCCCTTTCCTTTCCTGATTATATCTATCTTGCCGTATTCGTATTCGTAATTGCCTCCAAAGAAAGGATTGCCGTTCTCATCGGTTATAGGATACATGGTCGATCTTCCCATGGCGATTGCACAGTTACCCTGCATTTGGCTCATGTACCTCACGGCTCTATCGGTCTGGTTGGGGTCGGCTGGAACGATCAGGCCGAAACCGAAGAAGTTCCTCAAAGCTCCTATGTAATCCAGGCAGTGATGGGTCTTTCCATCCTCGCCGACGTCTATTCCCACGTGCGTGACGGCGACTTTAACGTTGGCCTTGTTTATGTCGTTCAATCTCTGCTGATTGTAGGTCTCGTCGATTCCGAAGACCCCAAAATCCGCGAAAAAGCTGAGAGTTCCGCATACCGAGGCGGCACCTGCGACAACGGCTGCGTTGTGTTCCTGCACTCCAATTTGTATGAAGTTCTCCGGCCAGACCTTCTCGAATTCATTCACCTTGGTCGAAGGCTTCAAGTCGCAGTCGAAAACCACCACAGGGGTCCCGTTCCTGTTGGCCCTTCCGATATCTGCCAGAGCCTTCCCGAAGGCCGACCTGTTGTCAGTTTTTTTATCCACGGGGTAAGTGATCGGTGTGCCGGTAATGGGCTTTATGGGCTCATCGATGGGCTTAACCGGTTCGTGGTAGGAAGGTAAAGTCTTTCTCATTTCTACATATTTATCGAGATCATTTTCGAGCCCGAGCTCTTCGAGAGCCTTCGCGGCGGTTTCGAGACTGAGAGGTTTTCCATGGTAAGAGACATCACCCTCCATGAAGGATATCCCCTTTCCCATAACTGTATTGCAGACCACCGCAACGGGTTTTTTGCCCCCGAAGGATCTCGAAATTGCCTCCGTTATCTGGTAATAATCGTGTCCATCGACTTCGATCACATCCCAGCCATCGGCAAGATAATCGGCCTTGATATCAACGTACATAATATCTCGTGCCCTGCCGGATATTTGGGCATCGTTGTAATCAATGACTACAACCAGGTTGTTCAGTTTGTACTTGACGGCCGTTCTTCTGGCCTCGCTCACCTGTCCTTTAGCCTGTTCGGCATCGCTCATAGCCACGAAGACTCTGAAGTTTCTGCCGGTCAGCTTCGAGGCCAGGGCCATGCCAACACCTACCGAAAGTCCCTGACCGAGATTGCCAGTTGTCCATTCTACGCCGGGAATTCCTCTGGTGATGTGTCCTTCGAATATGGAACCTGCATGTCTGAAGCCAGATATGACTTCGTCGATGTTAAAAAAACCCAACCTTCCTAGAGCGGCATAAACTCCCGGAGAAGTATGACCGTGGCTTACGATGACCCTATCCCGGTTCGGATCGAACGGTCTTGAAGGGTCTATATTTGCTTGCTTGTATATAGATAGATACATATCTATCGAAGACATCGATCCGCCGGGGTGACCTGAGTTGGCAATCGTTGTCATCTTTATTATGTCTCCCCTGCAGATTCTCCCGAGTTCTTTGAGTTCTTCAATTCTTCTATCAATGTTTGCTGTCATTTCGCACCTCCGTAAATTCAATCGTCTATCGAAATATCTTCATCTCTGTTCTTTATTAGTAGTTCGGCGTTGGCGTCCTGTATTATGGATTTCTGACTCTTACGGAAATCGTCGAACTGAACCTTTATCATCTGTCCGTCGTCGGCGACGAGAGTTATCACCTTCATGAATATATTCACCGTCAGTACCTTGCAGGTCTTTCCCTCGTAATCAACCAGAGAACCCTCGTCGGGTATATCCATCAATTCGTGTTCATACAACTCCTGCTCGTAAGAAAGGCAGCAGAGCAGTCTACCACAACGACCCGATATCTTCGCCGGGTTGATCAGGAGCTGCTGCTTCTTCGCGTGTTTTAGAGTTATACTTTCGAACTGCCTGAGAAATCTCGCACAGCAGGCTGTCATGCCGCAAAGTCCTAGGCTACCGGTCATTTTTACTTCATCTCTTATACCGACCTGGCGAAGCTCTATTCTCGTTCTGAAAGTTCTTGCAAGATCCTTGACTAGTTCGCGAAAATCCACCCGGCTGTCAGCCCCGAAGTAGAATACTATACGTGAGCGATCGAACATATACCTCGCCTCCAGCAAACGCATCGGCAGAGAGTGTTTCTCGATCAAATCCTGACAGATCTGCATGGCCGAGGCTGCCTCTTCCTTGTTCTTGCGATGTGTCTCCCAGTCTTCGTCTGTCATCGTCCGCACTATTGGCCTAAGCTCTTCTTTAAGTTCATCGATACGCATTTCCACAGGGCCAAACCTGACCCTTCCGACATCCAGACCGAACTCACTCATTGCCAGAACGAAGTCGCCAGGTTTTAAAACCGCTTCGCTCGAGGAGTACACGTACATCTTTCCAACCGAATGAAATTCAACTCCGTATACTGTTCCATATATCTCAGGCATTCATTTTACCTCCAGCAGAATCTCTATTGAAATTCCTCCTGACCGAATACATAGCCCTGAAAAAGACTAACGTCGGGTTCAGAGAGGCAGTGCGTCTTCTCAGGAATCTGTCACACCACAGGAAATCTTCGAGCGTATTCGGTCCCTCCCTGTATTCCATAAGCCATTCTAACAGATCGATGTTGACAACTCGACTCCAGAGCGAAGTCTTCGAGACGACCAGCAAATCCCGTAGGAGTCCTCTCGAGTAGAAAACCAGCAGGCGACACTTTTCGAAGGAACCGGCGCCGCCGAACCACGGCGCGATCTTTCCTGCGAGCGCGAAGAAATCGCTCTCCGTTATGAAGCGTTTTATCAAATTCATGTAGAACTTTCTTCTTTTGATTTTGAAGATTGGGTCTTCATTTTGCACGTCTTCAAGATACTCGACACCGTCTTCGCCTTCCGGGAGCGCAAGAGCATCGACAGTCAAAGCTTCCGTATCAAGGTCCATAAAATAAGACAGGATCGAGTAATCTTCAAGAGAGCCGGCGTAGATATCAACAATTTTATCCCTGTATTTCCTTTTCATTTCCTCCATAAGCGTGTCCGGCACTTCGATGCTTATGGGAATGGCACGGCTGCGTATCGTCGCAAGCAACGAGTTCCAGGACGTGGTGTTGAGGATGATTCTCCCGAAGTCTGGAGGCTCTTCAAGTATCTTCAACAGGGCATTCGCGCTCTCAAGAGTCATTCGCTCGCACTCTGTAATAAGGATGAACTTCCGACGTCCTGCGGGAGGCCTGTGGAGAAAATGGGCTTCAATCTCTCGGACCTTCTCTATACCGATATTTCCGTTCTCTGGCTCAATCAATAGAAAATCTTCTGTCAACCTTTTCCTGTCCCAAGAAAAGTCCAAGCCAATCAAATCCTCCGAGAAAGTCTTGAGATAACGGCCGTCTCTTCCAGTCAGTGCTATGCTTAAGCCCGCACCCCCTGCCAGGATACGGGAAAGTCTCATTATTAAATCCCTATTTGTAGAGTCCATGCTTTAATTATAGCAATGAATGGTTCAATTATCCCGGAGGTTGAAAAGATGGAAAGAACATTCGCGTATCTAAAACCGAACGCTATTCAGAGGGGTCTGGTCGGCGAGATAATTACAACGCTCGAGAAAAAAGGTTTTAAGATAGTGGCACTTAAAATGATAGTTATGGACGAACACCTGGCCGGTGAGCTTTACAGAGAACACACCGGAAAAGATTTCTTTGTACCGCTTATGAAGTTTGTTCAATCGGGACCTGTCGTGGCGATGGTGCTCGAAGGTGAGAACGCTATAAAGAGGCTCCGCCATACAGTGGGAAGGACCGACCCGCTGGAGGCCGACGCCGGAAGCATAAGGGGCAGATACGGAGTATCGGTCCGAAAGAACCTTATTCACGCTTCCGACAGTCCCGAGAGCGCTTCAAGAGAGATAGCGCTGTTTTTCGAAGAAAGAGAAATACTGGATTATACCCTGGCCCTCGAAGGAGAACTTTGATGATTGTCGCTCGCTTGAAAAAGGGAAAGGAAAGAATGATACTCAACGGTTATCCATGGGTCTTCAGGGACGAACTGCTTTCTATTGACGGCCCGCAGCGGTTAGGAGAGGTTAATGTCTTTTCGTACGATTACGGCTTTCTGGGAAGAGGCTTCTACAACCCCGAATCTAACAGAGCCGTGATGGTCCTCACGAACAGGGATGAGGATATCGGTAAAAGCCTGTTTAAAAGACGGATAATGAGAGCACTGAGAAAGAGAGAGACCCTGTACGAACTCCCCTACTACAGGTTGATTCATGGAGAGGGAGACAAACTTCCCGGTTTGGTTGTCGACAGGTACGGCGAAATCCTGGTCGTTCAATTCAGGAATCGGATCGTGCAGAATCTTAAAGAAACAATAATCGAAACTCTCGTGGATGTTACTTCTCCGACGGGTATCTATGAACGGAGCGATTTCGAAATGGGTATCGAAGATAGGATCGACAGAAATACAGGTCTGCTCTACGGAGAGGTACCGGAAAGAATAGAAGTGGTTGAGAACGGATTGAAGTTCCTGGTGGACATCGAAAAGAGTCAAAAGACCGGATTCTTTTTCGATCAGAGAGATTCAAGAGCTTTTTGTTTCTCACTTGTGAAAAAGTTGTCCCTCAAAAAGGGTCTCGACCTCTTTTCCTTTACAGGGGCTTTCGGAATCAATATGGCGGCTGCGGGCGCGGAGGTAATCTGCGTAGACAAGTCTATGGAGGACCTGAAGCTGGCGAAGTTGAACTCGGAGTTGAATGGACTGGATAATAGCGTTCAATTCGTTCAGAGCGATGTTATTGACTTTATAGGTCGGTTTGAAAAAGATGATGCATTTGATATAGTTGTTTTGGATCCACCCTCTCTCGTTAAGCACAGGAAGGAGCTATCGACCGGAGTCGGCCTCTTCAGGGACATTATAAAAGGCCTGCTGCCCATCGTCAGAGACAGAGGGGTACTCGGCATTTGCACGTGCGCGTACAACATAGGTCTGGAGCACCTTGTAGAGGCAGTGAAGAGGTCAACAGAGAACAGCGGGATCACGTTCTCTCACCTTGCGGTTACTCTTCAGTCTCCGGATCACCCCTGGCTTATGCAGGTTCCAGAGAGTCTTTATTTGAAATGTTTGTGGGGCATGATTGAAAAGGAGTGAAGTTCTTGCCCGGGTTCTGGACTCATATAATCTTTGGAAAGGACGTTCTCCAGAAGGTTGGACTGGACCCAGACAGCGAGAGAAAGGGAGAGTTCAATTTCGGATGTCTTTTCACAGATGTAGGCAAGTACTGTGAAAAAAGCTCTCCTGAGTATTCGCTCTGGAAGTTATCTCACACAACCGGGTGCGATGCTTTTGCCGGTGTTCTGTGCAGAGGGCTCGAGGAAGTTTCGAGATTTTACGTTATGGGGGTTTTCTGTCATTTTTTTCTAGATCTTTCCGTTAACCAGTACATTATGGCGCGGGCCGGCACGGGGTACAGAAGCGGACAGCTCGAGATAATGATAGACAGAACCCTGCTCAAAGAAAAGCTGACAGTGGATATACTGAAATTGAGGCCTTTGGCGGAACTCCCCCCCTCGATCGACGAGGAACTCGAACGGGTCTTTCAAAGAGCGGCCGAAGAAGTCTATAACATCGATAGCCCTTCGCTCTCCCGGGCCGTTGACTCTATGAAAGATGTTTTTGACGATTATTACGGTAGATCCAGGTTGTTTCTCTTTTTGAAAGGCCTTTTTTTGAAGAACGAGAGCGCCGAAATTGCTTTTTTCAGAGATACGCACGACGATCCCGTGAATGCCAGAATGAGTCCCTGGTTTCACAGCATAGCGGGTTGGGAAAGCAGGCTGACTTTCAAGGATCTTTACGGGAAGGCCGTTTCCGATGCGGTCAGGTTTCTTCACAGATACCTCGATGGAGAGGAAGACTGGTCGCTTCCGGCGATGTCGTTGATGACCGGTTTGCCTTTGATGGAATAGAAAAAAACAAAAATGTTGAAGGGAGGGAAACCACAGCCCGGCATTAAAGAAGGGCGTGTGGTGAGAGAATGAAGGTACTCGGAATAATATTAGCAGGCGGCAGGGGTGAATACTTGGGACCGCTGACACAGGTTCGAACGAGTGCTGCACTGCCGGTTTTCGGTAAATATCGCTCTATCGACTTCACTCTCAGCAACATGGTTAATGCAGGTATTTCTAAAGTTGGAATAATTACTCAGTACAGCCCAAGGAGTCTTATGGATCACATAGGCTCCGGCAAGGAATGGGATCTTGATAGAAAACAGGGTGGTCTCTTTATCCTGCAACCTTACTATTCTCCATACAACCCGTCCATGGGTTACAAAGGAACGGCCGATGCCATATTCCAGAACATCAACATCCTGAGGAGGGGCAACGAAGATTATGTGATGATAGGCTCCGGTGACCATATCTTCAAAACAGATCTCGGCGAGGTCTTCCGTTACCACCTAGAAACCGGTTCCGATATAACGGTCCTGACGTCAAGCAATATCGATAATTATAATTTTGGAAATGTATCTCTTCTGAAATGCAAGGAAGGCAGAGTTATCGAGTGGATCGAAAGAGAAGGGCCGGTCGAGGACCTCGGGGGCTCCAATTGCGTGGCTTTGGGAGTCTATTTCATGAACAAGTTCCTTCTTCGAGAACTCCTCTACTCGACCGTGCCCAACGGGGAAAACGAGCTGGTGAAGGGAGTTATAATTCCCAACCTCACCTCCCTCAACGTGAGAGAATACAGGTACAACGGCTACTGGCGCGACATAAAGCAGAGCAAAAGCTGTTATTACCGCACCAATCTCGATATTCTCAACCCAGAAATCAGACGTGAGCTCTTCTACGAGCACGGGAGGGTTTTCACGAAGTTGAAGGATCTCCCGCCACCAAAGATAACCGGTACGGCCTTCATAAGCAATTCTGTTATAGCGGATGGATGCGTGGTCGGTGGAAGGCTAGAAGATTCCGTGCTTTTCAGGGATACACGTGTTCTGGCCGGTGCCACGGTGAAAGGTTCCGTACTTCTGGAGGGCTGTATCGTAGAAGAAGGGGCTTACGTGGAGAACGTCATACTCGACAAATATTGTACCGTCAGATCGGGGAAGAGTTTTATAGGCGAGCAATCAGATCCCACAGTGATCGAGAAACATGGCGTTATATAGGGGTTGAGGTGATAATATGGCGAAAAAAGTGGTTGCTTTAATACTGGCCGGTGGCCAGGGTACAAGACTCGGCATTTTAACGGACGAGATCGCCAAACCGGCCGTTCCCTTCGGCGGAAAGTACAGAATAATCGATTTTGCGCTCAGCAACTGCGTCAACTCGGGTATCTACACCGTTGGAGTGCTCACGCAATATAGACCCCATGTTCTTTCAAAGCATATAGGTATAGGAAGGCCCTGGGATTTAGACAGAAAAGACGGCGGGGTGGTGATTCTTCCACCATATGTGGCGCAGGATGATTCGAACTGGTACAAGGGAACGGCAAACGCTGTCTATCAAAACATCGACTATATAGATGCTTATAATCCAGAAATAGTGGTAGTTCTCTCCGGTGATCACATTTACTCGATGGATTACAACGAAATGATAGACTACCATCTCTCCAAAGGAGCAGATGGTACCGTTGCATGCATGCGCGTACCTCTTTCGGAGGCTCATCGATTCGGTATGATGGTCACCGATTTTGAAAACCGAATCGTCGATTTCCAGGAAAAGCCGGAAAAGCCGAGATC
This portion of the Mesotoga infera genome encodes:
- a CDS encoding 50S ribosomal protein L11 methyltransferase; translation: MKYRHLFTVIKEEERDLFEAWSWEEGFMNLYFEELPDRTVTLHVILAEDENLPEFLSMVELADLGFTREEDWYEKWRQTLQPFSLYDGITVVPLEEERPVKGLNEIGLIPGMAFGTGFHESTRLAASLTKKAVRPGDRVLDVGCGTGILSVLAMKCGASEAIALDIDDRALEKTLETARINGVSVEVVKSDFLSALSEGESFDLIIANMIAELLERFVGDLKRFLRENGSIVISGIYGEKIRSISKLVDKDFTIDDTEEDGDWKALLLKKR
- the rnc gene encoding ribonuclease III; the protein is MMNQEEEKKVIEFCSINSINANRELIFKALCHSSFTNELAQNTSRILESNERMEFLGDAVLEFSLATLLYRNFALSEGEMSKIRAMVGSEKVLSKVARELRIGEYIFLGKGERHTGGAERESILADAFEALLAAIYLSNGLETALNFVRERLSHYLNKAVEGALVLDYKTSLQELTQARFGSRPSYTTIREDGPPQDKSFKVEVVVEDRLLGIGEGRTKKAAEQSAARKALEAILEGKMDREDLP
- a CDS encoding transketolase, coding for MTANIDRRIEELKELGRICRGDIIKMTTIANSGHPGGSMSSIDMYLSIYKQANIDPSRPFDPNRDRVIVSHGHTSPGVYAALGRLGFFNIDEVISGFRHAGSIFEGHITRGIPGVEWTTGNLGQGLSVGVGMALASKLTGRNFRVFVAMSDAEQAKGQVSEARRTAVKYKLNNLVVVIDYNDAQISGRARDIMYVDIKADYLADGWDVIEVDGHDYYQITEAISRSFGGKKPVAVVCNTVMGKGISFMEGDVSYHGKPLSLETAAKALEELGLENDLDKYVEMRKTLPSYHEPVKPIDEPIKPITGTPITYPVDKKTDNRSAFGKALADIGRANRNGTPVVVFDCDLKPSTKVNEFEKVWPENFIQIGVQEHNAAVVAGAASVCGTLSFFADFGVFGIDETYNQQRLNDINKANVKVAVTHVGIDVGEDGKTHHCLDYIGALRNFFGFGLIVPADPNQTDRAVRYMSQMQGNCAIAMGRSTMYPITDENGNPFFGGNYEYEYGKIDIIRKGKGITLLSTGQVTHQAVLAADQLKEDGLEVTVLNLSAPLASDLDSVSDYLTGTVITLEDHNIDTGLGSIVEGYFVRKGFLPEKFVKIGVDRYMYSGDNEKLYDLVGLSRDSIVEKVREISSQ
- a CDS encoding PSP1 domain-containing protein, which codes for MPEIYGTVYGVEFHSVGKMYVYSSSEAVLKPGDFVLAMSEFGLDVGRVRFGPVEMRIDELKEELRPIVRTMTDEDWETHRKNKEEAASAMQICQDLIEKHSLPMRLLEARYMFDRSRIVFYFGADSRVDFRELVKDLARTFRTRIELRQVGIRDEVKMTGSLGLCGMTACCARFLRQFESITLKHAKKQQLLINPAKISGRCGRLLCCLSYEQELYEHELMDIPDEGSLVDYEGKTCKVLTVNIFMKVITLVADDGQMIKVQFDDFRKSQKSIIQDANAELLIKNRDEDISIDD
- the ndk gene encoding nucleoside-diphosphate kinase translates to MERTFAYLKPNAIQRGLVGEIITTLEKKGFKIVALKMIVMDEHLAGELYREHTGKDFFVPLMKFVQSGPVVAMVLEGENAIKRLRHTVGRTDPLEADAGSIRGRYGVSVRKNLIHASDSPESASREIALFFEEREILDYTLALEGEL
- a CDS encoding class I SAM-dependent rRNA methyltransferase gives rise to the protein MIVARLKKGKERMILNGYPWVFRDELLSIDGPQRLGEVNVFSYDYGFLGRGFYNPESNRAVMVLTNRDEDIGKSLFKRRIMRALRKRETLYELPYYRLIHGEGDKLPGLVVDRYGEILVVQFRNRIVQNLKETIIETLVDVTSPTGIYERSDFEMGIEDRIDRNTGLLYGEVPERIEVVENGLKFLVDIEKSQKTGFFFDQRDSRAFCFSLVKKLSLKKGLDLFSFTGAFGINMAAAGAEVICVDKSMEDLKLAKLNSELNGLDNSVQFVQSDVIDFIGRFEKDDAFDIVVLDPPSLVKHRKELSTGVGLFRDIIKGLLPIVRDRGVLGICTCAYNIGLEHLVEAVKRSTENSGITFSHLAVTLQSPDHPWLMQVPESLYLKCLWGMIEKE
- the glgD gene encoding glucose-1-phosphate adenylyltransferase subunit GlgD encodes the protein MKVLGIILAGGRGEYLGPLTQVRTSAALPVFGKYRSIDFTLSNMVNAGISKVGIITQYSPRSLMDHIGSGKEWDLDRKQGGLFILQPYYSPYNPSMGYKGTADAIFQNINILRRGNEDYVMIGSGDHIFKTDLGEVFRYHLETGSDITVLTSSNIDNYNFGNVSLLKCKEGRVIEWIEREGPVEDLGGSNCVALGVYFMNKFLLRELLYSTVPNGENELVKGVIIPNLTSLNVREYRYNGYWRDIKQSKSCYYRTNLDILNPEIRRELFYEHGRVFTKLKDLPPPKITGTAFISNSVIADGCVVGGRLEDSVLFRDTRVLAGATVKGSVLLEGCIVEEGAYVENVILDKYCTVRSGKSFIGEQSDPTVIEKHGVI